In the Dehalococcoidia bacterium genome, one interval contains:
- a CDS encoding rhomboid family intramembrane serine protease → MIPIGDSPRARRLPWVNLAIILANVMVFIYELSLAPWDLQRFFLDWGVVPARLTNWMSDPAGWREPATVFTSMFIHGGWMHIIGNMLFLWVFGDNVEDALGHFLYLLFYLASGVGAVALQVLVDQGGMVPMVGASGAIAGVLGAYFLLYPTATVAVLVPWFWFFGAFPMPAALLIGFWFLLQLFNGIAALGAQAVGVNVGVAFWAHVGGFLTGLLLTALLRRPQRPRPRVSGGEFWP, encoded by the coding sequence ATGATCCCGATAGGGGACTCGCCTCGTGCGCGCCGCCTGCCCTGGGTGAACCTGGCCATCATCCTGGCCAATGTGATGGTCTTTATCTATGAGCTGTCCCTCGCGCCTTGGGATCTACAGCGCTTCTTCCTGGACTGGGGGGTGGTGCCTGCGCGCCTTACCAACTGGATGTCCGACCCCGCTGGGTGGCGGGAGCCGGCCACTGTGTTCACCAGCATGTTCATCCATGGCGGTTGGATGCACATTATCGGCAACATGCTCTTCTTGTGGGTGTTCGGGGACAATGTGGAGGACGCCTTGGGCCATTTCCTCTACCTGCTGTTCTATCTGGCCAGTGGGGTGGGAGCGGTGGCCTTGCAGGTCCTGGTGGATCAGGGGGGCATGGTTCCCATGGTGGGGGCCAGCGGGGCCATCGCCGGCGTGTTGGGGGCCTATTTCTTGCTATATCCGACGGCCACTGTAGCTGTGCTGGTGCCATGGTTCTGGTTTTTTGGTGCCTTCCCTATGCCCGCTGCCCTCCTCATCGGCTTCTGGTTCTTGCTGCAGCTTTTCAATGGTATAGCTGCCCTCGGGGCGCAGGCGGTGGGCGTGAACGTGGGCGTCGCCTTCTGGGCCCACGTCGGCGGGTTCCTCACCGGACTTCTCCTCACCGCCCTCCTAAGGAGACCCCAGCGGCCCAGGCCCCGTGTTTCAGGGGGGGAGTTCTGGCCCTGA
- a CDS encoding cob(I)yrinic acid a,c-diamide adenosyltransferase, translating to MASKVRKSPLYTRSGDDGTTSLFGGQRVEKDHPRVEAFGALDELNSALGMAMSFMRQRRVARLLKEVQADLFELGAELASPGTSRRLLPQGRVEALERAIDEYDAKTPPLKKFVLPGGAPAAAALHLARAICRRAERKVVALSHREEVRPTVIIYLNRLSDLLFALARYINKAEGRQEIFWPEGR from the coding sequence ATGGCCAGTAAGGTGCGCAAATCACCCCTGTACACCCGAAGCGGGGACGATGGCACCACTTCCTTGTTTGGTGGGCAGAGGGTGGAGAAAGACCATCCGCGAGTGGAGGCCTTTGGCGCCTTGGACGAGCTCAACTCCGCCTTGGGCATGGCCATGTCCTTTATGCGGCAGAGGCGGGTGGCCCGCCTCCTGAAAGAGGTACAGGCCGACCTGTTCGAGTTGGGGGCCGAGCTAGCCAGCCCCGGCACGAGCCGTCGCCTCCTGCCTCAGGGGCGGGTGGAGGCCCTGGAGCGGGCCATCGATGAGTATGACGCCAAGACACCACCCCTCAAGAAGTTCGTATTGCCCGGAGGGGCGCCGGCCGCTGCTGCCCTCCACCTGGCACGTGCCATCTGTCGGCGGGCCGAGAGAAAGGTGGTGGCCCTCTCCCATCGGGAGGAGGTGCGCCCAACCGTCATAATTTATCTCAACCGCCTATCCGACCTCCTCTTCGCCTTGGCCCGCTACATCAACAAGGCAGAAGGGCGCCAGGAGATCTTCTGGCCAGAGGGCCGGTGA
- a CDS encoding ABC transporter substrate-binding protein, producing the protein MRVPRRLSRRRFLGAAAGAVAAAIIGCGEGREEASPAPILGGGQPPARGGVLRLPGFEAAVLDTLDPHQTQFGPIYSAHSSIFSKVLRYEDILQGVITTDLAQAMPEVVGDPPLEYVVRLRPGVRFHRPSQLLGGTPTREESLVGGRELTAEDVKFSLERQMNESSPRRPWYYRAYQYKVIERIEVVDRYTLRIVLKEPTAPFLHFLADTNAFVVPREVVDRNDEMNRQEAMIGTGPFVWAGLKVLETARFVRNPEWFGWGQPELGRPYLDGYVSIFAPDDALMEAAFRQKQLDAVLYYANPKWVLQLRSEYPELQAVDAGFSAWVNIRLVVDRPPFNDPRLRRAIHLATDRQQIIDAFWQKWGRFHGPVNPMLHWALPEQELLSRPGYRTGPGREEDMREARRLYEAAGRPPLEVTFSNLPPYIGEYAPIYQRHLQTVLGAAVTVRVVPQHELAEGHLRGTLPFTFAYDNGWIDLDDWTYPYFHSRGTKNSFRLSDPQLDRLLEAQRREFVLERRRQLGWEIQRYLLDHVLARIDLVTPINLWVAWPYYRNFRPYVFFGTSYQLVDAWLDPSHPSFRGRPSG; encoded by the coding sequence TTGAGAGTCCCCCGGCGCCTGTCCCGCAGGCGGTTCCTGGGGGCGGCGGCGGGGGCGGTGGCAGCGGCCATCATAGGGTGTGGCGAGGGGAGGGAGGAGGCCTCCCCGGCCCCCATACTGGGTGGAGGGCAACCACCGGCAAGGGGCGGGGTCCTGCGTCTGCCGGGGTTCGAGGCGGCGGTTCTGGACACCCTGGACCCTCACCAGACCCAGTTCGGCCCCATATACAGCGCTCATTCATCTATCTTCAGTAAGGTCTTACGCTACGAAGACATCCTCCAGGGGGTCATAACCACCGACCTGGCCCAGGCCATGCCCGAGGTGGTAGGCGACCCGCCCCTGGAGTATGTGGTGCGCCTCCGCCCAGGGGTTCGTTTCCACCGCCCCAGCCAGCTCCTAGGTGGCACCCCTACCCGTGAGGAGTCGCTGGTGGGGGGCAGGGAGCTCACTGCCGAGGACGTCAAGTTCTCCTTGGAACGGCAAATGAACGAGTCCAGCCCTCGCCGCCCCTGGTACTACCGCGCCTATCAGTACAAGGTCATCGAGCGGATAGAGGTGGTGGACCGCTACACGCTGCGGATAGTCCTTAAAGAGCCCACCGCTCCCTTCTTGCACTTTTTGGCCGACACCAACGCCTTCGTAGTGCCGCGGGAAGTGGTGGACAGGAACGACGAGATGAACCGTCAGGAGGCCATGATCGGCACTGGGCCCTTCGTCTGGGCAGGTCTGAAGGTGTTGGAGACGGCCCGCTTTGTCCGCAACCCCGAGTGGTTCGGCTGGGGCCAGCCGGAGTTGGGGCGTCCCTACCTGGACGGCTACGTCTCCATCTTCGCCCCCGATGATGCGCTCATGGAGGCCGCTTTTCGCCAGAAGCAGCTGGATGCCGTCCTCTACTACGCCAATCCCAAGTGGGTGCTTCAGCTTCGAAGCGAATATCCGGAGCTCCAGGCTGTCGATGCCGGGTTCTCGGCCTGGGTGAACATCCGCCTGGTGGTGGACCGTCCTCCCTTCAACGACCCCCGCCTGCGACGGGCCATCCACTTGGCTACCGACCGTCAGCAGATCATCGATGCCTTCTGGCAGAAATGGGGGCGTTTTCATGGGCCTGTCAACCCCATGCTGCATTGGGCGTTGCCAGAGCAAGAGCTCCTCTCCCGCCCCGGGTACCGCACCGGCCCTGGGCGAGAGGAGGACATGCGGGAGGCTCGTCGCCTGTACGAGGCAGCGGGTAGGCCTCCGCTGGAGGTCACCTTCTCCAATCTGCCCCCCTACATAGGGGAGTACGCGCCGATATACCAGAGGCACCTACAGACCGTCCTGGGGGCGGCGGTGACGGTGCGGGTGGTGCCCCAGCACGAGCTGGCTGAGGGGCACCTGCGGGGCACCCTCCCCTTCACCTTCGCCTACGATAACGGCTGGATCGACCTGGACGACTGGACCTATCCCTACTTCCACAGCCGCGGCACCAAGAACTCCTTCCGCCTCTCCGACCCGCAACTAGACAGGCTCCTGGAGGCCCAGCGGCGGGAATTTGTGCTGGAGAGGCGCCGGCAGCTGGGGTGGGAGATCCAGCGCTATCTCCTTGACCATGTCCTGGCCCGCATCGACCTGGTGACCCCCATCAATTTATGGGTGGCCTGGCCTTATTACCGCAACTTCCGGCCTTACGTCTTTTTCGGCACCTCCTATCAATTGGTGGACGCCTGGCTGGACCCCTCACATCCCTCCTTCCGCGGGCGTCCCTCAGGATAA
- a CDS encoding ABC transporter substrate-binding protein — protein sequence MCESSYWDRFWRRKVSRRRLLRGAALGAGGLAAAALVGCQEEAAGPPPPQPTVGPGGIPSIPSGLYFTPTPAPEGSRGGMIRFFGYDALVFDTLDPHQTQFGPTYNGHSSVFSKILMYLSHDTLEKAPDLAQSMPEVVDEVTYVVKLRPGVKFHDTPEIRQNFPQVAGRELTAEDVKFSWERQKSRGEIVNPQKPRAILYYRSSQYEVIDKIEVVDKYTLRVTLKEPNVAFLHYLADSNAFIVAKELVDAAKDEMGEPRRMVGTGPFMWGELVPLNRMVMRRNPNWFGWGQPELGRPWLDGWTSFFFADYATHEAQFRQKRVDVLGSTEDADQVVKLKEAIPELNISQDPPISGWVNSRLKVYCAPFNDWRVRRALHLAIDRQLMLQGMFRGHGVLQPPVGRAISRWALPEDELARIPGYRVGAEREADLREARQLYDAAGRPPIRFAVADIPTYIPSYAGQLVVQLKRVFGDDADIRQEPRTPLNYVQIAQGLLRGCEEIPMTVAYDNGWIDLDDWVYPYFHSRGAKNSFWEQPPGTSPFDPELDRLLEAQRRETKEEKRRELGFQIQRYLLGMDLKTPGKVASPDELAKRKAVHARLDYIAPQGITVWWPYLKNRTAWPWFGNAHWFAIVWLDRTHPSFQGRPS from the coding sequence ATGTGCGAGAGCAGCTACTGGGACCGGTTCTGGCGGCGAAAGGTGAGCCGGCGCCGTCTCCTCCGGGGGGCCGCTTTGGGGGCTGGTGGCCTGGCAGCGGCTGCCCTAGTGGGGTGCCAGGAGGAGGCGGCGGGGCCGCCGCCCCCCCAGCCCACCGTGGGGCCAGGGGGTATCCCTAGCATCCCCAGCGGCCTCTACTTCACCCCTACCCCCGCCCCTGAGGGATCCCGCGGGGGCATGATTCGCTTCTTCGGCTATGATGCCCTTGTCTTCGATACGCTGGACCCTCACCAGACCCAGTTCGGACCTACCTATAATGGTCATTCCTCCGTCTTCAGCAAGATCCTCATGTACCTGAGCCACGACACCTTGGAGAAGGCGCCAGACCTGGCCCAGTCCATGCCCGAGGTGGTGGACGAGGTCACGTATGTGGTGAAACTGCGCCCAGGGGTCAAGTTCCACGACACGCCTGAGATCCGCCAGAACTTCCCCCAGGTGGCGGGGCGAGAGCTGACAGCGGAGGACGTCAAGTTCAGCTGGGAGCGGCAGAAATCCAGGGGCGAAATAGTGAACCCCCAGAAACCGCGGGCCATCCTATATTACCGCTCCTCCCAGTATGAGGTCATCGACAAGATAGAAGTGGTGGACAAATATACCCTGCGGGTGACGCTGAAGGAGCCCAACGTGGCCTTCCTGCACTATCTGGCCGATTCCAACGCCTTCATCGTGGCCAAGGAGTTGGTGGACGCGGCCAAGGACGAGATGGGGGAGCCGCGGCGTATGGTGGGCACGGGCCCCTTCATGTGGGGGGAGCTGGTGCCCCTCAACCGCATGGTCATGCGCCGCAACCCCAACTGGTTTGGCTGGGGCCAGCCGGAGCTGGGCCGCCCGTGGCTGGACGGCTGGACCTCCTTCTTCTTCGCTGATTACGCCACCCATGAGGCCCAGTTCCGCCAGAAGCGGGTGGACGTGCTGGGCTCGACGGAGGACGCCGACCAGGTGGTGAAGCTCAAGGAAGCGATACCTGAGCTGAATATAAGCCAAGACCCCCCAATCTCCGGCTGGGTCAACTCCCGCCTCAAGGTGTACTGCGCCCCCTTCAACGACTGGCGGGTTCGGCGGGCCCTCCACCTGGCCATCGACCGTCAGCTCATGCTCCAAGGCATGTTCCGCGGCCATGGGGTGCTACAGCCGCCGGTGGGACGGGCCATCAGCCGCTGGGCCCTGCCGGAGGATGAGCTGGCACGCATCCCCGGTTACCGCGTGGGGGCGGAGCGGGAAGCCGACTTAAGGGAGGCCCGGCAGCTCTACGACGCCGCTGGCCGCCCCCCCATCCGCTTCGCCGTGGCCGACATCCCCACCTACATCCCCTCCTATGCCGGCCAGCTGGTGGTCCAGCTCAAGAGGGTCTTCGGGGACGACGCCGACATCCGCCAGGAGCCCCGGACACCCCTCAACTATGTGCAGATCGCCCAGGGCCTCTTGCGCGGCTGTGAGGAGATCCCCATGACCGTCGCCTATGACAACGGCTGGATCGACCTCGATGACTGGGTGTATCCCTATTTCCACAGCCGTGGGGCCAAGAACTCCTTCTGGGAGCAGCCCCCTGGCACTTCCCCCTTCGACCCCGAGCTGGACAGGCTCCTGGAGGCCCAGAGGCGAGAGACCAAGGAGGAGAAGAGGCGGGAGCTAGGGTTCCAGATCCAGCGCTATCTCTTGGGCATGGACCTGAAGACGCCCGGCAAGGTGGCCAGCCCCGACGAGCTGGCCAAGAGGAAGGCCGTCCACGCTAGGCTCGATTACATCGCCCCTCAGGGCATCACCGTGTGGTGGCCCTACCTCAAAAACCGTACAGCCTGGCCTTGGTTCGGCAACGCCCACTGGTTCGCCATCGTATGGCTGGACCGCACCCATCCATCCTTCCAGGGGAGGCCATCCTGA